Proteins from a single region of Nocardiopsis dassonvillei subsp. dassonvillei DSM 43111:
- a CDS encoding LLM class flavin-dependent oxidoreductase encodes MHDDTAQDREETPLDAAPPLGLLEYLDLTEGRPVRDKRDTAFASALLAERLGYSRVWLPEHHASGVPSTNPLLLAAVLGSHTRRVRVGTAVTLSRIRDPHLTAEDVAAAAHFCPDRLDVGFGRGDVSGGAAEDLAHLRERGEDVGAVIDATVALLRGGAEWIDPVDTGFQLWSHGAGNRSAEIAARTGTHYCHALFFNTDVDACVSTLRAYRAAHPGGRTAVALALVANDDPATARADSLRQGVRVNCAGTADQCAEAVHRVLAITGADEAVVTELSSDPEDHLRAVEEVFAAVRRRAASPAGAAAPPVGTVPAGNAVPTGDTARSDGAVPSATAATGSGAR; translated from the coding sequence ATGCACGACGACACAGCGCAGGACCGCGAGGAGACGCCGCTGGACGCCGCGCCGCCGCTGGGCCTGCTGGAGTACCTCGACCTGACCGAGGGCCGACCCGTCCGGGACAAGCGCGACACCGCCTTCGCCTCGGCCCTGCTCGCAGAGCGGCTGGGCTACAGCCGCGTCTGGCTGCCCGAGCACCACGCCTCCGGCGTGCCCAGCACCAACCCGCTGCTGCTGGCCGCCGTCCTGGGCAGCCACACCCGGCGCGTGCGGGTGGGCACCGCCGTCACGCTGTCCAGGATCCGCGACCCCCACCTGACCGCCGAGGACGTCGCCGCCGCCGCGCACTTCTGTCCCGACCGCCTCGACGTCGGGTTCGGCCGGGGCGACGTGAGCGGGGGAGCGGCCGAGGACCTGGCCCACCTGCGCGAGCGCGGTGAGGACGTCGGCGCCGTCATCGACGCGACCGTCGCCCTCCTGCGCGGGGGCGCGGAGTGGATCGATCCGGTGGACACCGGGTTCCAGCTCTGGTCGCACGGCGCCGGGAACCGCTCCGCCGAGATCGCGGCCAGGACCGGCACCCACTACTGCCACGCCCTGTTCTTCAACACCGACGTGGACGCCTGCGTCAGCACGCTCAGGGCCTACCGGGCGGCCCATCCCGGCGGGCGCACGGCCGTGGCCCTGGCCCTGGTCGCCAACGACGACCCCGCCACGGCGCGCGCCGACAGCCTGCGCCAGGGCGTGCGGGTCAACTGCGCGGGCACGGCCGACCAGTGCGCCGAAGCGGTCCACCGCGTCCTGGCCATCACCGGCGCCGACGAGGCGGTCGTCACCGAGCTGTCCAGCGATCCCGAGGACCACCTGCGCGCCGTGGAGGAGGTCTTCGCCGCCGTGCGCCGCCGCGCGGCCTCCCCCGCCGGGGCCGCGGCCCCTCCCGTCGGAACCGTCCCCGCCGGGAACGCCGTACCCACCGGCGACACCGCGCGCTCCGACGGGGCCGTCCCCTCCGCGACCGCCGCCACGGGGAGCGGTGCCCGGTGA
- the rfbH gene encoding lipopolysaccharide biosynthesis protein RfbH yields the protein MATSDEAAAVLDAVREHHRSTRTEREFVPGVTEIWPSGAVLDEEDRVALVAAALDMRIAAGPSARRFESAFARRLGRRKAHLTNSGSSANLLALSSLTSHLLEDQRLRPGDEVVTVAAGFPTTVNPILQNGLVPVFVDIELRTYNTTVERVERAIGPRTRAIMIAHALGNPFEAREMARLAEERDLFLIEDNCDAVGSLYDGQVTGSFGDLSTVSFYPAHHLTMGEGGCVLTSNLMLARVVESMRDWGRDCWCEPGESDTCRKRFSYQLGTLPPGYDHKYTFSHVGYNLKGTDLQAALGLSQLDKLDSFGEARRRNWRRMREGLDGLPGLILPEATPNSDPSWFGFVVTVDPGAPFDRAELVHFLESRRIGTRLLFAGNLTRHPAYLDRPHRVSGELENSDIATERTFWTGVYPGLTDEMIDYVVSSVTEFVKERHKGVF from the coding sequence ATGGCGACGAGTGACGAGGCGGCGGCGGTTCTCGATGCGGTCCGTGAGCACCACCGGTCCACCCGCACCGAACGCGAGTTCGTTCCGGGTGTGACGGAGATCTGGCCCTCCGGGGCGGTCCTGGACGAGGAGGACAGGGTGGCCCTGGTCGCGGCCGCCCTCGACATGCGCATCGCGGCGGGCCCCAGCGCACGCCGCTTCGAGTCCGCGTTCGCCCGCAGGCTCGGAAGGCGCAAGGCCCACCTCACGAACTCCGGCTCCTCGGCCAACCTGCTCGCGCTGTCCTCCCTGACCTCGCACCTGCTGGAGGACCAGCGGCTGCGCCCCGGCGACGAGGTCGTCACGGTCGCCGCCGGGTTCCCGACGACCGTCAACCCGATCCTCCAGAACGGGCTCGTGCCCGTGTTCGTGGACATCGAGCTGCGCACGTACAACACCACGGTCGAAAGGGTGGAACGGGCCATCGGCCCCCGTACCCGGGCGATCATGATCGCCCACGCGCTGGGCAACCCGTTCGAGGCGCGGGAGATGGCGCGCCTGGCGGAGGAGCGCGACCTGTTCCTGATCGAGGACAACTGCGACGCCGTGGGCTCCCTCTACGACGGGCAGGTGACGGGCTCCTTCGGCGACCTGTCGACGGTCAGCTTCTACCCGGCGCACCACCTCACCATGGGCGAGGGCGGCTGCGTGCTCACGTCCAACCTCATGCTGGCCCGTGTGGTGGAGTCCATGCGCGACTGGGGGCGGGACTGCTGGTGCGAGCCCGGTGAGAGCGACACCTGCCGCAAGCGCTTCAGCTACCAGCTCGGGACCCTGCCCCCCGGCTACGACCACAAGTACACGTTCTCCCACGTGGGCTACAACCTGAAGGGGACCGACCTCCAGGCGGCGCTCGGGCTGAGCCAGCTCGACAAGCTCGACTCCTTCGGCGAGGCCCGGCGCCGCAACTGGCGCCGGATGCGGGAGGGGCTGGACGGGCTTCCGGGCCTGATCCTGCCGGAGGCCACGCCCAACAGCGATCCGAGCTGGTTCGGCTTCGTGGTCACCGTGGACCCCGGGGCGCCGTTCGACCGGGCCGAGCTGGTCCACTTCCTGGAGTCCCGGCGGATCGGCACCCGCCTGCTCTTCGCGGGCAACCTGACCCGGCACCCCGCCTACCTGGACCGGCCGCACCGCGTGTCCGGAGAGCTGGAGAACAGCGACATCGCCACGGAGCGGACCTTCTGGACCGGGGTCTACCCCGGGCTCACGGACGAGATGATCGACTACGTGGTCTCCTCGGTCACCGAGTTCGTCAAGGAGCGGCACAAGGGCGTCTTCTGA
- a CDS encoding Gfo/Idh/MocA family protein, whose translation MSSTLGGTGAPVRLGLVGCADIAWRRVLPAVAVTPSVELVAVASRDPAKARGFAERFGCEAVTGYADLLARPDLDAVYMPLPVGLRHEWVGRALEAGLHVLSEKPLTVGGRTSAELVAEAGRRGLTVMENFAFRHHSQHHELRRLLQHGAAGRTRALMCEFGVPARAPGDIRHDPALGGGALLDVGVYPLGLAQFLLGDDLRVRGAFLDHAPDTGVDTRGSVLLSGPGGVAVQLGFGFGMHYRNTYTVWGEKGTLRLDRAFTPPETLRPTLELRTDEGAEDLSLEADHQFRNLLTAFADGVRGRAAVDTAPVLALAGLVERVREAAAHSPV comes from the coding sequence GTGTCCTCGACGCTCGGGGGTACGGGAGCGCCGGTACGGCTCGGACTGGTCGGCTGCGCCGACATCGCCTGGAGGCGCGTTCTGCCCGCCGTGGCGGTGACGCCCTCGGTGGAGCTCGTCGCCGTGGCCAGCCGCGACCCCGCCAAGGCGCGCGGGTTCGCCGAGCGCTTCGGCTGCGAGGCCGTCACCGGCTACGCCGACCTGCTCGCGCGTCCGGACCTGGACGCCGTGTACATGCCGCTCCCGGTGGGGCTGCGGCACGAATGGGTGGGCCGGGCCCTGGAGGCCGGGCTCCACGTCCTGTCCGAGAAGCCCCTGACCGTCGGTGGGCGGACCTCGGCCGAGCTGGTCGCCGAGGCCGGTCGGCGCGGTCTGACCGTCATGGAGAACTTCGCCTTCCGGCACCACTCCCAGCACCACGAGCTGAGGCGGCTGCTGCAACACGGCGCGGCGGGGCGCACGCGCGCGCTGATGTGCGAGTTCGGCGTGCCGGCGCGCGCTCCGGGGGACATCAGGCACGACCCGGCGCTGGGCGGCGGCGCGCTGCTCGACGTGGGCGTGTACCCGCTGGGCCTGGCCCAGTTCCTGTTGGGTGACGACCTCCGCGTGCGCGGCGCCTTCCTGGACCACGCGCCGGACACGGGGGTGGACACGCGGGGTTCGGTGCTGCTCTCGGGTCCGGGCGGGGTGGCGGTGCAGCTCGGGTTCGGCTTCGGGATGCACTACCGCAACACCTACACCGTCTGGGGGGAGAAGGGGACCCTGCGGCTGGACCGGGCCTTCACACCGCCCGAGACGCTGCGCCCCACCCTGGAACTGCGCACGGACGAGGGGGCCGAGGACCTGTCCCTGGAGGCCGACCACCAGTTCCGCAACCTGTTGACGGCGTTCGCGGACGGTGTGCGGGGGCGGGCGGCCGTGGACACGGCGCCGGTCCTGGCCCTCGCCGGCCTGGTCGAACGCGTCCGCGAGGCCGCCGCCCACTCCCCGGTCTGA
- a CDS encoding activator-dependent family glycosyltransferase — MRVLLAAAAEKPHFLGMVPLAWALRAAGHEVRVASQPALEPVAAGAGLPFTAVGRDHAFWRTMKAFDLHDTLDDVPLFGRVTDPYERVPWEYLLEGYRRVVPWWWRMVNDPMVDDLVALCREWRPELVVWGSVSFSGAIAAEACGAAHVRYLWGADIFARTRARFLARMGEQPASQREDPLAAWLGTRAARYGVDFSETLVHGQATVEQVPASLRVDTPAHLEYLPVRYVPYNGRAVVPHWLRTPPTRPRVCVTLGTTLMGQDRGGDVFRDLLEGLAELDVEVVATLPAREQAKLGTVPGNARLVEYVPLHALAPTCAAMVDHGGWGTVLTGLDAGVPQVIVPSWFDDPMLADMLAARDAAVSVPHRTMTAGDVSTAVSRLLEDPALARGTARVREAMRAMPSPADLADALVRRAGG, encoded by the coding sequence ATGCGTGTGCTCTTGGCCGCGGCCGCGGAGAAGCCGCACTTCCTCGGCATGGTCCCGTTGGCGTGGGCGCTGCGCGCCGCGGGCCACGAGGTGCGGGTGGCCAGCCAGCCCGCGCTGGAGCCCGTCGCGGCGGGGGCGGGCCTGCCCTTCACCGCCGTCGGCAGGGACCACGCCTTCTGGCGCACGATGAAGGCCTTCGACCTCCACGACACCCTCGACGACGTCCCGCTGTTCGGCCGCGTCACCGACCCCTACGAGCGGGTTCCCTGGGAGTACCTGCTGGAGGGCTACCGCCGTGTGGTGCCGTGGTGGTGGCGGATGGTCAACGACCCCATGGTCGACGACCTGGTCGCCCTCTGCCGCGAGTGGCGTCCCGAGCTGGTGGTCTGGGGTTCGGTGAGCTTCTCCGGGGCGATCGCCGCCGAGGCGTGCGGGGCCGCGCACGTGCGCTACCTGTGGGGGGCCGACATCTTCGCCCGCACCCGCGCGCGCTTCCTGGCGCGGATGGGCGAACAGCCCGCCTCACAGCGGGAGGACCCCCTGGCCGCGTGGCTGGGGACCAGGGCGGCCCGGTACGGCGTGGACTTCTCCGAGACCCTGGTCCACGGCCAGGCCACCGTCGAGCAGGTCCCCGCGTCCCTGCGGGTGGACACGCCCGCGCACCTGGAGTACCTGCCGGTGCGCTACGTGCCCTACAACGGACGCGCCGTCGTCCCCCACTGGCTGCGCACACCCCCCACCCGCCCCCGGGTCTGCGTCACCCTGGGCACCACCCTCATGGGCCAGGACCGGGGCGGGGACGTGTTCCGGGACCTCCTGGAGGGTCTGGCCGAGCTGGACGTGGAGGTCGTGGCCACCCTGCCCGCCCGCGAACAGGCCAAGCTCGGCACCGTCCCCGGCAACGCCCGCCTGGTCGAGTACGTCCCCCTGCACGCCCTGGCCCCCACCTGCGCCGCCATGGTCGACCACGGGGGGTGGGGGACCGTGCTCACGGGACTGGACGCGGGCGTGCCGCAGGTCATCGTCCCCAGCTGGTTCGACGATCCGATGCTCGCCGACATGCTCGCCGCGCGGGACGCGGCCGTCTCCGTCCCCCACCGGACCATGACCGCCGGGGACGTCAGCACGGCGGTCTCCCGGCTTCTGGAGGACCCCGCCCTGGCCCGGGGCACCGCGCGCGTGCGCGAGGCGATGCGCGCGATGCCCTCTCCGGCCGACCTCGCCGACGCGCTCGTCCGCCGGGCGGGGGGCTGA
- a CDS encoding activator-dependent family glycosyltransferase: MRVVVASLAEKTNFLSLVPLAWALRAAGHEVRVASQPALEPVVRETGVPFVAVGRDHGFWRHLTARSSFDGMRGGVPLFSVYGRGGPEGSWEETLEEYRQVVTWWWRMVNDPMVDDLVALCREWRPDLVVWEPITFSGAIAAEACGAAHVRYPWGADVFGAVRARFLARMGEQPASRREDPLAAWLGTRAARYGVDFSETLVHGQATVEQVPASLRVDTPAHLEYLPVRYVPYNGRAVVPEWLRTPPTRPRVALCLGTSTAAWLGRFGVDVATVLEGLAELDVEVVATLPASEQAKLGAVPGNARLVEYVPLHALAPTCAAMITHGGTGTVLTGLAHGVPQLVSPRPTFDEPLLASSVAAEGAALVVDPDRMDAATVTAGVRALLEDPRHTSAARALRARMDAMPTPADLAHTLTARRPAFRSK; encoded by the coding sequence GTGCGCGTCGTCGTGGCGTCCCTCGCCGAGAAGACGAACTTCCTGAGCCTGGTGCCCCTGGCGTGGGCGCTGCGCGCCGCCGGGCACGAGGTGCGGGTGGCCAGCCAGCCCGCGCTGGAGCCCGTGGTGCGGGAGACGGGCGTGCCGTTCGTCGCGGTGGGGCGCGACCACGGGTTCTGGCGCCATCTCACCGCCCGGTCCTCCTTCGACGGGATGCGGGGAGGCGTCCCCCTCTTCTCCGTGTACGGCCGGGGCGGGCCGGAGGGCTCCTGGGAGGAGACCCTGGAGGAGTACCGGCAGGTCGTCACCTGGTGGTGGCGGATGGTCAACGACCCCATGGTCGACGACCTGGTCGCCCTCTGCCGCGAGTGGCGCCCCGACCTGGTCGTGTGGGAGCCCATCACCTTCTCCGGGGCGATCGCCGCCGAGGCCTGCGGGGCCGCGCACGTGCGCTATCCCTGGGGCGCGGACGTGTTCGGCGCCGTACGCGCGCGCTTCCTGGCGCGGATGGGCGAACAGCCCGCCTCACGGCGGGAGGACCCCCTGGCCGCGTGGCTGGGGACCAGGGCGGCCCGGTACGGCGTGGACTTCTCCGAGACCCTGGTCCACGGCCAGGCCACCGTCGAGCAGGTCCCCGCGTCCCTGCGGGTGGACACGCCCGCGCACCTGGAGTACCTGCCGGTGCGCTACGTGCCCTACAACGGACGCGCCGTCGTCCCCGAATGGCTGCGCACACCCCCCACCCGCCCCCGGGTGGCCCTGTGTCTGGGCACCAGCACGGCGGCGTGGCTGGGCAGGTTCGGGGTGGACGTGGCCACGGTTCTGGAGGGTCTGGCCGAGCTGGACGTGGAGGTGGTGGCCACCCTGCCCGCCAGTGAGCAGGCCAAGCTCGGCGCCGTCCCCGGCAACGCCCGCCTGGTCGAGTACGTGCCCCTGCACGCCCTGGCCCCCACCTGCGCCGCCATGATCACCCACGGCGGGACGGGCACCGTCCTGACCGGTCTGGCCCACGGGGTCCCGCAGCTCGTCTCGCCCCGGCCCACCTTCGACGAACCCCTGCTGGCCTCGTCGGTCGCGGCCGAGGGCGCGGCGCTGGTCGTGGACCCCGACCGCATGGACGCCGCCACCGTCACCGCCGGCGTACGCGCCCTCCTCGAAGACCCCCGCCACACAAGCGCCGCCCGCGCCCTGCGCGCACGCATGGACGCCATGCCCACCCCCGCCGACCTCGCCCACACCCTCACCGCGCGCCGGCCCGCATTCCGAAGCAAATGA
- a CDS encoding ABC transporter ATP-binding protein — translation MPILEVQGVSKRYGKNLAVDDVSFFIDEGETYGLLGPNGAGKSTTIGMITGILSRDAGTILVDGVEHSVTNRKSKSLIGFVPQELALYHDLSARDNLRFFARMYGLSSSQARSRTEEVLETVGLSERAGEAVSKFSGGMARRLNIGLGLLNNPRLLILDEPTVGVDPQSRNSILESVDALTRGGVSVLYTTHYMEEAERLCDRVGIIEGGRIRAEGTQRELVAQVGEDDTVLVTLDSPGERLLGALRALDRVDEATCEGNRIRLLTPDARDVLPRILDTLTQEGAGIRSVEVQEPDLEAVFLRLTGKGLRE, via the coding sequence GTGCCCATCCTGGAAGTCCAAGGAGTGAGCAAGAGATATGGGAAGAACCTGGCGGTCGACGACGTCAGCTTCTTTATCGACGAGGGGGAGACCTACGGCCTGCTGGGACCCAACGGAGCGGGCAAGTCCACCACGATCGGCATGATCACCGGCATCCTGAGCCGGGACGCCGGAACGATCCTCGTGGACGGCGTCGAGCACAGCGTCACGAACAGGAAAAGCAAGTCCCTCATCGGGTTCGTCCCCCAGGAACTCGCCCTCTACCACGACCTCAGCGCACGCGACAATCTGCGTTTCTTCGCGCGCATGTACGGGCTCTCCTCCTCACAGGCGCGCAGCCGGACGGAGGAGGTCCTGGAAACAGTCGGCCTCTCCGAGCGCGCCGGTGAGGCCGTATCCAAATTCTCCGGAGGAATGGCCCGAAGGCTCAATATCGGCCTCGGACTGCTCAACAACCCGAGACTCCTCATCCTCGACGAACCGACGGTCGGCGTGGACCCCCAGAGCCGCAACTCCATCCTGGAGAGCGTGGACGCCCTGACGCGGGGCGGCGTCTCCGTGCTCTACACGACGCACTACATGGAGGAGGCAGAACGCCTCTGCGACCGCGTCGGCATCATCGAGGGCGGCCGCATCCGCGCCGAGGGCACGCAACGCGAACTGGTCGCCCAGGTGGGCGAGGACGACACGGTCCTGGTCACCCTGGACTCCCCCGGCGAGAGGCTGCTCGGCGCCCTGCGCGCGCTGGACCGCGTGGACGAGGCGACCTGCGAGGGGAACCGGATCAGGCTCCTGACGCCCGACGCCCGGGACGTCCTGCCCCGCATCCTCGACACCCTGACGCAGGAGGGCGCCGGCATCAGGTCGGTCGAGGTCCAGGAGCCGGATCTGGAAGCCGTCTTCCTGCGCCTGACCGGGAAGGGACTCCGGGAGTAG
- a CDS encoding ABC transporter permease has product MANGTNALSMTAAIVAKDVRQRLRDGSLLVFGLLLPLGVAFFFNMLLGDGTSQGTSSEYVVVDGDSGSLGEGFVDEALRPLEDDGVLELSEAGSEREAREAVEAGAADAAFLIPEDFTESLEAGEDAVLTVVGDADSPVATHIAREIGRAYATEHHRIRLAIATGFDSEPDPAAAARLLEEAETAAPPLTVVEDADLEWRELGTATYYSASMAFFFVFFAAMFSVTSIFDEKAGGTLARLLASPIPRGAILVAKLSSGLLIGLANMAVLAVATTLFFGADWGDPLGAAALITTGVLAVIGLTAAVASFARSSEQAANWLSVLAMLLGAFGGALFPISQLNALAVVSYLTPHRWFLLGLGELSAGGVGSVLLPCAVLLAHGLAGSTVALFRMGRMVNS; this is encoded by the coding sequence ATGGCGAACGGAACCAACGCCCTCTCCATGACCGCGGCCATCGTCGCCAAGGACGTGCGCCAGCGGCTGCGGGACGGCAGCCTGCTGGTCTTCGGGCTGCTCCTGCCGCTCGGGGTGGCCTTCTTCTTCAACATGCTGCTCGGCGACGGGACGTCCCAGGGGACGAGCTCGGAGTACGTGGTCGTCGACGGCGACTCCGGATCGCTCGGCGAGGGCTTCGTCGACGAGGCGCTGCGCCCCCTGGAGGACGACGGGGTGCTGGAGCTGTCCGAGGCCGGTTCCGAGCGCGAGGCGCGCGAGGCGGTCGAGGCGGGGGCCGCCGACGCGGCCTTCCTCATCCCCGAGGACTTCACCGAGTCGCTGGAGGCGGGCGAGGACGCGGTCCTCACCGTCGTCGGCGACGCCGACTCCCCCGTGGCCACCCACATCGCCCGGGAGATCGGCCGCGCCTACGCCACCGAGCACCACCGCATCCGACTCGCGATCGCCACCGGCTTCGACTCCGAACCCGACCCGGCCGCCGCGGCCCGGCTCCTGGAGGAGGCGGAGACGGCGGCGCCGCCGCTGACGGTGGTCGAGGACGCGGACCTGGAGTGGCGGGAGCTGGGCACCGCCACCTACTACTCGGCCTCCATGGCGTTCTTCTTCGTCTTCTTCGCGGCGATGTTCAGCGTCACCAGCATCTTCGACGAGAAGGCGGGCGGGACCCTGGCGCGCCTCCTGGCCAGCCCGATCCCGCGGGGGGCGATCCTGGTCGCGAAGCTCTCCAGCGGACTGCTCATCGGCCTGGCGAACATGGCGGTCCTGGCCGTCGCGACGACCCTGTTCTTCGGCGCCGACTGGGGCGACCCGCTGGGCGCGGCGGCGCTGATCACCACGGGCGTGCTGGCCGTCATCGGGCTCACCGCCGCCGTGGCGAGCTTCGCGCGCAGCTCGGAACAGGCCGCCAACTGGCTCTCGGTCCTGGCGATGCTGCTCGGAGCGTTCGGTGGAGCGCTGTTCCCGATCTCGCAGCTCAACGCGCTGGCGGTCGTCAGCTACCTGACCCCCCACCGGTGGTTCCTGCTCGGCCTGGGCGAGCTCTCGGCGGGAGGCGTCGGCTCGGTCCTCCTGCCGTGCGCGGTCCTGCTCGCGCACGGCCTCGCCGGCTCGACCGTCGCGCTGTTCCGTATGGGACGGATGGTGAACTCATGA
- a CDS encoding ABC transporter permease, translating to MKSLTIGVLNVRRVFRDRTNIFFVLLLPFLMVFMMGLMYGEGKPVLGVVAPSGGGLAERLVGALEEDERIDVLRLDETEMRDLVEAGDVQAGLVVPDDYGDLVRDGGQVELELVTRGNDWAAADVGTWVRSVVAQESALLSTARVTESVRDDGFEERLADAEETEVSGVRVEVVTAGEATFPEGVSSHSLAAPPLLLLYTFITALTTSLGIVQARRSGVLRRLYASPTSAGSIVLGEALGRFLIALTQALLILFGSALLFGVAWGNLFATSLVVTAFCLVSSGASLLLGSLARTEGGALAAAVGISLGAGALGGTMLPLESFGDTMTTIAFLTPHAWGYDAFSALVRDQASLVDVLPHVGVLLGYAAVLLALGVWRFRAAVTR from the coding sequence ATGAAATCGCTGACCATCGGCGTCCTCAACGTACGCCGCGTCTTCCGCGACCGGACGAACATCTTCTTCGTCCTGCTGCTCCCCTTCCTGATGGTCTTCATGATGGGGCTGATGTACGGGGAGGGGAAACCGGTCCTGGGCGTCGTCGCGCCTTCCGGCGGAGGGCTCGCCGAGCGCCTCGTGGGCGCTCTGGAGGAGGACGAGCGCATCGACGTCCTGCGTCTGGACGAGACGGAGATGCGCGACCTGGTGGAGGCCGGGGACGTCCAGGCGGGCCTGGTGGTCCCGGACGACTACGGGGACCTGGTGCGCGACGGCGGGCAGGTCGAGCTGGAGCTCGTCACACGCGGCAACGACTGGGCCGCCGCGGACGTGGGGACCTGGGTCCGCTCCGTGGTGGCGCAGGAGTCGGCGCTGCTGAGCACCGCCCGGGTCACGGAGAGCGTCCGCGACGACGGGTTCGAGGAGCGCCTGGCGGACGCGGAGGAGACCGAGGTGTCCGGCGTCCGGGTGGAGGTGGTCACCGCGGGTGAGGCCACGTTCCCCGAGGGCGTCTCCTCGCACAGCCTGGCGGCCCCCCCGCTGCTGCTGCTCTACACCTTCATCACGGCGCTGACGACGTCGCTGGGCATCGTCCAGGCCAGGCGTTCGGGGGTCCTGCGGCGCCTGTACGCCTCCCCCACCTCGGCGGGGTCCATCGTCCTCGGCGAGGCGCTGGGCAGGTTCCTCATCGCCCTGACACAGGCCCTGCTGATCCTCTTCGGGTCGGCCCTGCTGTTCGGAGTCGCGTGGGGGAACCTGTTCGCCACCTCGCTGGTGGTGACCGCGTTCTGCCTGGTCAGCAGCGGTGCTTCGCTACTGCTCGGCAGTCTGGCGAGGACCGAGGGCGGCGCGTTGGCGGCGGCGGTGGGCATCAGCCTCGGGGCGGGCGCGCTCGGCGGCACCATGCTCCCGCTGGAGTCCTTCGGCGACACCATGACCACCATCGCGTTCCTGACCCCGCACGCCTGGGGCTACGACGCGTTCAGCGCGCTGGTCCGCGACCAGGCCTCACTCGTGGACGTGCTCCCGCACGTGGGAGTGCTCCTCGGGTACGCCGCCGTCCTCCTGGCGCTGGGCGTCTGGCGCTTCCGCGCCGCGGTCACCAGGTAG
- a CDS encoding GNAT family N-acetyltransferase: MDDLVRPLPRDAEDAAEQFLAVAPSTGAVLGFCSLSRLDREERWVQVDVVVDEGANAVGIALEATVLTVDRAFRAWPVDEVRFWSVGERANGLRDHPTMVTESEPPRRPPGLESASHFVIQRERWERYGAKFVQRLSQGPDAG, from the coding sequence ATGGACGACCTCGTCAGGCCGCTCCCCCGCGACGCCGAGGACGCGGCGGAGCAGTTCCTCGCCGTCGCCCCCTCCACCGGCGCCGTCCTGGGGTTCTGTTCGCTCTCGCGCCTGGACCGGGAGGAGCGGTGGGTCCAGGTGGACGTGGTCGTGGACGAGGGGGCCAACGCCGTCGGCATCGCGTTGGAGGCCACGGTGCTGACCGTGGACCGCGCCTTCCGCGCGTGGCCGGTGGACGAGGTCCGCTTCTGGTCCGTCGGCGAGCGGGCGAACGGCCTGCGCGACCATCCGACCATGGTGACCGAGTCGGAGCCCCCGCGGCGGCCCCCGGGCCTGGAGTCCGCCTCCCACTTCGTCATCCAGCGCGAGCGCTGGGAACGCTACGGCGCCAAGTTCGTCCAGCGCCTCTCCCAGGGGCCCGACGCGGGCTGA